A window from Rhinolophus sinicus isolate RSC01 linkage group LG18, ASM3656204v1, whole genome shotgun sequence encodes these proteins:
- the LAT gene encoding linker for activation of T-cells family member 1, with protein MEAAVLLSLVLGPLLLPLLAVLLTALCVRCRELPDSYDSVPSDSLTPSSIMIKRPPTLAPWPPATSYPPVTSYPPLSQPDLLPIPRSPQPPGGSHRVPSSRQDSDGANSVASYENEEPVCEDDNEDDDEEDYHTEGYLEVLPDTVPATGTAVPAAPVPSNPGLRDSAFSMESGEDYVNVPESEGSAQASLDGSREYVNVSQELQPTARTKPATVSSQEAEDEEEEAAPDYENV; from the exons ATGGAGGCGGCCGTCCTGCTCTCCTTGGTGCTGGGCCCCCTGCTGCTGCCTCTCTTGGCTGTGCTGCTGACGGCACTGTGTGTGCGTTGCCGAGAGCTGCCAG ACTCGTATGACAGTGTACCGTCGGATAG TTTGACCCCAAGTAGCATCATGATCAAACGGCCTC CCACGCTCGCcccctggccaccagccactTCTTACCCACCTGTTACGTCCTATCCACCCCTGAGCCAGCCAGACCTGCTCCCCATCCC GAGATCCCCACAGCCCCCAGGGGGTTCCCACCGCGTGCCATCTTCCCGGCAGGACTCAGATGGCG CCAACAGTGTGGCAAGCTACGAAAACGAGG AGCCAGTCTGTGAGGACGACAATGAAGACGATGACGAGGAAGATTATCACACCGAGGGCTACTT GGAGGTGCTTCCTGATACTGTCCCGGCCACTGGCACCGCTGTCCCTGCAGCTCCGGTGCCCAGCAACCCCGGCCTCCGAGACAGCGCCTTCTCCA TGGAGTCGGGAGAAGATTATGTGAATGTTCCTGAGAGTGAAGGGAGTGCACAAGCATCTCTGG ATGGGAGCCGGGAGTACGTGAACGTGTCCCAGGAACTGCAGCCCACGGCTAGGACCAAGCCTG CTACCGTGAGTTCCCAGGAGGcagaggatgaggaagaggaggctgCTCCAGATTACGAGAACGTGTAG